TTTGTTAAGGCGTGCAGAATCGAAATAATCATTTTAGATGAATTCCAGCATTTGATTGACCGAGACACGGATCACGTTTTAGCAACGGCATCGGATTGGTTAAAAACTTTTATCGAAGAAATTAATATTCCAGTGGTGTTGTGTGAATTGCCCGAGTCGGAACGGATCTTTAAGCATAATGAACAATTGGATGGCCGATATCCTAATCGAGCATTTTTACATCCGTTTAGTTTTTCAACCACTGAAGAAAAGCTTGCGTTTAGAAAGTTCCTTAAAGCCATTGATCATGAATTACCCTTTAGTAAACTTTCAAATCTAGCTGATCCCGATGTGGCTGGGAAGCTCTATTATTTTTCTTTTGGTGTTCCTCGATATGTAATGGATTTACTAAAGCAGGCTACAAAATTTGCATTGAAAAAAGGTCAAGATCATGTTTGCGAAGTTGATTTGGGAGATGCTTTTCAAAAGATTACTCGTTCGATTCGTCCATTTGCGATAAACCCATTTGCTAATAAGAACTTTAACTTAGATGAAGAAATCGAAAAAGAGCGGCTGCAGCAAGAGAGTTTATTTAAACAAAATCACGATAGAAGACGTAAGCAGAAAAAATAATATTATATTTTTGATACTCATTTAGCACTTGCTACCCTAGGCAAGTGCTCTTTTATTTAATCTAGTATGAAAAAGGATTATGAAGAAAAGACTGAAGGTATGAATGGGAAAGGTGTGAGAAACATGGAAGAAATGTCTGATCAGATGTTTTTAATCCGTCCAGAAATTCTCTGTGGGGAGAGTTTATTAAGTTATCTGGAACGTTTATGTTCGAAAAACTGTTATTCGAATACTTCTTGGATTTTAAAATTAATTTCAACAAGGCCATCTCAAATACAAAACAATTTGTTTACAGAACAAGATGTTCTTTTATTATCCCACCTAACAGGGCAAGAATTCCACGAGCTATATAAACATAGTTTACTTTATTGGTGTTCACAATTATTTGGACATTCATATGAGAAATATTTGCTAAAAAATAAGGTGAAATATTGTCCTATATGTATACAGGAAGAAACTGTTCACCAATACATTTGGGGATTGCAACAGGTATGTCTTTGTATTACTCATAAATGCGAATTAGTAGATTCTTGTCAGGCATGTTTTAAAAAAGTTAGTCATCGAGAATTAATATCCGGCCGTTGCAAAGAATGTGGGTTCCGTTATAAAGATGCTTTAATAAAGTATGAAAATATTTATTCACATTTTTATCAAAGTCAAGTTGGATTACAAAATGCTATGTTTAAAAAGACAGAAATAATTCTAGGAAAAGAAGGGATTTTGTTTCCTAAATTTTTAAGGTTGGCAAATGCTTCATTTCACCTTTTGGAGGGGCTATATAGTTTTGTTGATGATCAAGAGAGTATAATTAGGATTTTTAACAACAAGAAGGGAGTAAGTCTAACAAATCGAAAATGTCTAAGCGCATATGCTAACGTTTGGTGGATGTATATTGATTTTCCAAATAATTTTTACCGTGTTTTAGAAGTATTTGTTTCAAAAAAAAGTCATTCGCATATGTATTCACAAAAAAAACAATTTGAAAGAGTACTGGATGAATTTCCGATGATTAAAGAAGCATATGCTGATTTTTGGGTTCGTAAAATAGATGCAGGTTTAGCTAGGAAGGATATATCTATCTTTAAGAGTGAACAAGCCCTACTGGAACAGAGAACAACGCTTCGTAAAGAAGAAGTCAAAGCTTTAGCTGGATTATCATATGGTTCTATTCAACATATCGTTGATGCAGGCAAAGTACAAATGAATGAAGTTAAAAGAGGAAAGAAAACGATATATCTTATTGATCGTGAATCTTTAGAAATAGCATTGAAAGATGCAGATAGTTATATAAACAAAAAAGAAGCTGCGGATATTTTAGGTATACAACGTGAATCTATTGTTAGCCTTGTTAAAGCAGGTCTCCTAACAGAAGTTCAAACACCATACGCTTCTTACGTAAAAATAAAAATTGAAGAAGTGAACAAATTACTTCAAGAATGTAGAGAAGAGCCATGTAAAGGGGAAATTAATGGAATCACCTTTTATGAGGCATTAATTAAGTTCTCTGTTTGTGGTCTAAGTATTGAAAGACTGTTGCAGTTCACATTAGAGGGTAGAATTCATCCGAAATCAAAAAGAATAAATGGTAATTTAGCAGATAACTT
This region of Aneurinibacillus sp. REN35 genomic DNA includes:
- a CDS encoding TniB family NTP-binding protein, with translation MNEEWRYKVTHFESLNGVRPTLPEYAKRVAHVKAIVVKHPNFNEVFSELEEIHALSKESVITDQLCILGPTGAGKTTLVDEYVANFPRQVQKERTVIPVLNVKVPPRARFPKVLASKILRTMGDPLFDSGTEENMTHRIQNFVKACRIEIIILDEFQHLIDRDTDHVLATASDWLKTFIEEINIPVVLCELPESERIFKHNEQLDGRYPNRAFLHPFSFSTTEEKLAFRKFLKAIDHELPFSKLSNLADPDVAGKLYYFSFGVPRYVMDLLKQATKFALKKGQDHVCEVDLGDAFQKITRSIRPFAINPFANKNFNLDEEIEKERLQQESLFKQNHDRRRKQKK
- a CDS encoding TniQ family protein, with the translated sequence MEEMSDQMFLIRPEILCGESLLSYLERLCSKNCYSNTSWILKLISTRPSQIQNNLFTEQDVLLLSHLTGQEFHELYKHSLLYWCSQLFGHSYEKYLLKNKVKYCPICIQEETVHQYIWGLQQVCLCITHKCELVDSCQACFKKVSHRELISGRCKECGFRYKDALIKYENIYSHFYQSQVGLQNAMFKKTEIILGKEGILFPKFLRLANASFHLLEGLYSFVDDQESIIRIFNNKKGVSLTNRKCLSAYANVWWMYIDFPNNFYRVLEVFVSKKSHSHMYSQKKQFERVLDEFPMIKEAYADFWVRKIDAGLARKDISIFKSEQALLEQRTTLRKEEVKALAGLSYGSIQHIVDAGKVQMNEVKRGKKTIYLIDRESLEIALKDADSYINKKEAADILGIQRESIVSLVKAGLLTEVQTPYASYVKIKIEEVNKLLQECREEPCKGEINGITFYEALIKFSVCGLSIERLLQFTLEGRIHPKSKRINGNLADNLYLESELRACIEQIKYEKQIQEGYYMTDVIKLLKIGEKKMWSLINKGIIVPDKIIMWKDGRKRYLFSKEQVSAVAKLRNSKW